In Treponema vincentii, a single window of DNA contains:
- a CDS encoding sigma 54-interacting transcriptional regulator: MAVLSVLFVAAFSTDAEKLACVSKKVWSIDYILDNRAVLPCLEEKAYDFLLFDFEAGGEYPPNILKEIYGQYPILPIFLLSHQHCNFVEKAAFATNMILGCFSIPYEFNILHNTIQNTLEGKIIRIIDMYDIDPVTAPLYTKLQGQSIEIQMIRNFILQTAQQNSHVLLYGESGSGKEVVASLIHYYSKNRPGRYLPVNTTCIAEDLAESLLFGSCKGAYTGAIDKEGLFSEADQGTLFFDEIENLTLNLQAKLLRVLETHEYYKLGGTQKYSSDFRLICATNCDLQEMVDQGLFRLDLFYRLDVAHLIVPPLRQHKEDIGVLAYNYLKQTRKHLSREALSLLCKYNWPGNVRELFNCLERAVFAAKASPVLFPQHFDI, encoded by the coding sequence GTGGCTGTGCTAAGTGTTTTGTTTGTTGCAGCATTTTCGACAGATGCCGAAAAACTCGCTTGTGTGTCTAAAAAAGTTTGGTCTATAGACTATATATTGGACAATCGGGCTGTCCTACCTTGCTTAGAAGAAAAAGCCTACGATTTTCTGTTATTTGATTTTGAAGCAGGGGGCGAGTATCCGCCGAATATACTCAAAGAAATTTACGGGCAATATCCCATTTTACCTATCTTTTTATTATCACATCAGCATTGTAATTTTGTAGAAAAGGCCGCTTTTGCAACAAATATGATATTAGGATGTTTTTCTATTCCTTATGAATTCAATATATTACACAATACTATTCAAAATACGCTTGAAGGAAAAATTATCCGAATAATCGATATGTACGATATAGATCCGGTAACGGCTCCGCTCTATACGAAATTGCAGGGGCAGAGTATCGAAATTCAAATGATACGGAACTTTATTTTACAGACAGCACAGCAAAATTCTCATGTATTGCTGTACGGAGAAAGCGGTTCAGGTAAAGAAGTCGTTGCTTCGCTCATTCATTACTATTCTAAAAATCGTCCCGGTAGATATTTACCGGTAAATACTACTTGCATTGCGGAAGATCTCGCAGAGAGTTTATTGTTTGGTTCGTGTAAAGGAGCTTATACCGGAGCAATCGATAAGGAAGGTCTCTTTTCAGAGGCAGATCAAGGAACATTATTTTTTGATGAAATAGAAAATCTTACACTGAATTTGCAAGCAAAACTCTTACGGGTTCTTGAAACACACGAATATTATAAACTGGGAGGTACTCAAAAGTACTCTTCTGATTTTAGATTGATTTGTGCGACAAATTGTGATCTGCAAGAAATGGTAGATCAGGGACTCTTCCGATTAGATCTTTTTTATCGTCTTGATGTTGCCCATCTTATCGTTCCCCCGCTGCGTCAGCATAAAGAAGATATCGGAGTGCTGGCATATAATTATTTAAAACAAACGAGAAAACACTTATCACGGGAGGCTCTGTCTCTGCTGTGTAAGTATAATTGGCCGGGGAATGTCCGTGAACTTTTTAATTGTTTGGAACGGGCGGTGTTTGCAGCAAAGGCATCTCCTGTACTGTTCCCTCAGCATTTCGACATTTAA
- a CDS encoding ATP-dependent 6-phosphofructokinase — translation MRYNEEFNFTIDTLCPCKIPSPIHLSNVIGDSIANYVTNDDFIRFRLESKVGEQYGTFKREQLIEKAGPREKIFFNPSHVHAGIITCGGLCPGLNDVIRSVVRCLWGRYGVKRISGIRFGFKGLLPDYHFDVMPLNPTVVDACHKTGGTILGTSRGGGTRVVEIVDGIERLNLNILFVIGGDGTQKGALEIAKEIERRDLCISVVGIPKTVDNDLSFIQKSFGFDTAVVKASEAVAAARMEAQSQINGIGLVKLMGRESGFIATHTAIASHEVDFVLIPEIPFDMRGENGFLKHLEDRLAQSHYTVIVVAEGAGQDLMQSKNETDDSGNKRLSDIGVFLKEQIDAYFKSKSIHINLKYIDPSYQIRSAPAAPVDSIYCERLGNNAVHAAMAGKTKLIVGLMYNKFVHLPINVVVRSRNYVEPDGSLWRDTLDATGQPPLMKNKTHDDHNKHTSAH, via the coding sequence ATGCGCTATAATGAAGAATTTAATTTTACCATTGATACACTCTGTCCCTGTAAAATACCTTCTCCTATTCACCTTTCAAACGTAATCGGCGACAGTATTGCAAATTACGTTACCAATGACGATTTTATTCGCTTCCGGTTGGAATCTAAGGTCGGAGAGCAGTACGGGACATTCAAACGCGAACAGCTTATCGAGAAAGCAGGTCCGCGGGAAAAAATATTCTTTAATCCGAGTCATGTCCATGCAGGCATTATCACATGTGGAGGATTATGCCCCGGCCTTAATGATGTGATCCGATCGGTCGTACGCTGTTTGTGGGGACGTTACGGCGTTAAGCGAATCAGCGGCATTCGCTTCGGATTTAAAGGCCTTTTACCGGACTACCATTTCGATGTTATGCCCTTAAACCCGACGGTTGTCGATGCATGTCATAAAACAGGAGGAACAATCCTCGGCACTTCACGAGGCGGAGGTACCCGCGTTGTCGAAATCGTAGACGGAATCGAGCGGCTCAATTTGAATATCCTTTTTGTCATCGGAGGCGATGGAACACAAAAAGGCGCTTTAGAAATTGCAAAGGAAATTGAACGACGCGACCTGTGTATCTCCGTTGTCGGCATCCCGAAAACCGTTGATAACGACCTGTCGTTTATTCAAAAGTCCTTCGGTTTCGACACGGCAGTTGTAAAAGCCTCTGAAGCAGTTGCTGCCGCCCGTATGGAAGCACAGTCCCAAATCAACGGTATCGGATTAGTCAAGCTGATGGGACGAGAATCGGGATTTATTGCGACGCACACGGCTATTGCAAGCCATGAGGTCGACTTTGTACTTATCCCCGAAATTCCTTTCGATATGCGAGGTGAAAACGGTTTTTTAAAGCATTTGGAAGACCGCTTAGCCCAAAGTCATTACACAGTTATTGTTGTTGCAGAAGGAGCCGGTCAAGACTTAATGCAAAGCAAAAATGAAACCGACGATTCAGGCAATAAGCGTCTTTCCGATATTGGCGTATTCTTAAAAGAGCAAATCGATGCTTATTTTAAGTCAAAATCCATTCATATCAACTTGAAGTATATCGATCCGAGCTATCAAATCCGGTCAGCGCCGGCAGCGCCGGTTGACTCTATTTACTGTGAACGGCTTGGGAATAATGCGGTACATGCCGCTATGGCGGGAAAGACAAAGTTGATTGTCGGTCTTATGTATAATAAGTTTGTTCATTTGCCGATCAATGTCGTCGTCCGTTCTCGCAACTATGTCGAACCGGACGGCTCGCTCTGGCGCGACACCCTCGATGCGACAGGTCAGCCGCCTCTAATGAAAAACAAGACTCACGATGACCACAATAAACATACATCTGCTCATTAG
- a CDS encoding IMP dehydrogenase, with product MAYYYEEPSHTFNEYLLIPRYTGIEHNPQNINLHTPLTRFSTGKKPLYTLNIPLVSAIMQSVSNDGMAISLAKEGGLSFIFCSQSIEKQAAMVAAVKDYKAGFVESDSNLKPENTLEDVLRLKEKTGHTTVAVTDDGTAHGKLLGVITGRDYRPSRMARDLIVAKFMTPIEKIHYAGEGVTLKEANDIIWEYKLNSLPVLDSEGKLVAFVFRKDYESKKEHPNELLDEKKRYLVGAGLNTRDYEQRVPALVAAGADVLCIDSSDGFSEWQKRTINFVKKQYGDKIPIGAGNVVDEDGFIFLAEAGADFVKVGIGGGSICITRETKGIGRGQATALIEVAKARDNYFKKTGVYIPICSDGGIVYDHHITMALAMGSDFCMLGRYFARFDESPTNKILVNGSYMKEYWGEGSSRARNWQRYDSGGDSKLAFEEGVDSYVPYAGSLHDGVKTTLYKVRSTMCNCGVLTIPELQQNAKITLVSPSSIIEGGSHDVVLKDVRSSIH from the coding sequence ATGGCATACTATTATGAAGAACCGTCGCATACGTTTAATGAATATCTGTTAATTCCTCGCTATACTGGTATTGAGCATAATCCACAGAATATCAATCTGCACACGCCGCTTACCCGATTTTCTACAGGGAAAAAACCGTTGTATACGCTCAATATTCCGTTAGTTTCGGCAATTATGCAGTCGGTTTCCAATGATGGTATGGCAATTTCTCTTGCAAAAGAGGGTGGGTTATCCTTTATTTTCTGTTCACAGAGTATAGAAAAACAGGCTGCAATGGTTGCTGCTGTTAAGGACTATAAAGCGGGCTTTGTAGAAAGCGATTCAAACTTAAAGCCTGAAAATACTTTGGAAGACGTGTTGCGTTTAAAGGAGAAAACGGGGCATACGACAGTTGCTGTTACTGATGACGGTACTGCACATGGGAAGTTGCTTGGTGTTATTACCGGCCGTGATTATCGCCCAAGTAGGATGGCACGGGATTTAATCGTTGCGAAATTTATGACGCCGATTGAAAAGATCCATTATGCCGGTGAAGGTGTTACCTTAAAAGAAGCAAATGATATTATTTGGGAGTATAAGCTCAATTCCCTTCCCGTCCTTGATTCAGAAGGAAAACTTGTGGCTTTTGTGTTCCGTAAGGACTATGAAAGCAAAAAAGAGCACCCGAATGAGCTACTCGACGAAAAAAAGCGTTATTTGGTTGGGGCGGGGCTTAATACTCGTGATTATGAGCAGCGTGTTCCTGCGTTGGTGGCTGCAGGCGCTGACGTTTTATGTATAGACTCTTCCGACGGCTTTTCGGAATGGCAAAAGCGTACTATTAACTTTGTAAAAAAACAATACGGAGATAAAATTCCCATCGGAGCCGGCAATGTCGTTGACGAAGATGGATTTATTTTTTTGGCGGAGGCCGGTGCCGATTTTGTCAAAGTGGGGATTGGTGGAGGCTCCATCTGCATTACCCGCGAAACCAAGGGCATAGGCCGAGGGCAGGCGACGGCACTTATCGAGGTTGCCAAAGCTCGCGATAACTATTTTAAGAAAACAGGTGTCTATATTCCTATCTGTTCTGACGGCGGTATTGTGTATGATCATCATATTACAATGGCGCTTGCAATGGGCAGCGATTTCTGTATGTTAGGGCGCTACTTTGCTCGTTTTGATGAAAGTCCGACAAATAAAATACTGGTAAACGGCAGTTATATGAAAGAATATTGGGGCGAAGGCTCATCGCGGGCACGAAACTGGCAGCGTTACGATTCCGGCGGAGACAGTAAACTCGCATTTGAAGAGGGCGTGGATTCCTATGTTCCCTATGCGGGCTCATTGCATGACGGTGTTAAAACAACACTCTATAAGGTACGTTCTACGATGTGTAATTGTGGTGTCCTCACCATTCCTGAGCTGCAACAGAATGCCAAAATAACATTGGTCTCTCCTTCCAGTATTATCGAAGGCGGTTCTCACGATGTTGTATTGAAGGATGTTCGTTCCTCTATACACTAA
- a CDS encoding SDR family NAD(P)-dependent oxidoreductase, with translation MDNVLQGKSALVVGGTSGIGYCLAQSLLQESVSVVMQGQSNSKRVASLCCQGNVACFICDLQKASYVGELCKYANAADILCVAYGPFLQKPLDMTSAQEWSATVYANLTLPGILVSSALAGMKERLWGRILLFGGTETQVLRGFRTNAVYGAAKTGLISLVKSVSMEYAQYGITANAVCPGFTDSGLLSENTRAIWAKKNPDGELINPTTITDAALFLLKECAYNGVILPVDKGWSSF, from the coding sequence ATGGATAATGTGCTGCAAGGTAAAAGCGCATTGGTCGTCGGCGGGACAAGTGGAATTGGATACTGCTTAGCGCAATCGCTTTTACAAGAATCTGTTTCTGTTGTGATGCAGGGACAGAGCAATTCAAAACGTGTTGCAAGTCTTTGCTGCCAAGGAAATGTAGCCTGTTTTATCTGTGATTTGCAAAAAGCCTCCTATGTGGGGGAGCTGTGCAAATATGCCAATGCTGCCGATATTCTGTGCGTCGCTTACGGTCCGTTTTTGCAAAAACCGCTTGATATGACTTCTGCTCAGGAATGGAGTGCAACAGTATATGCAAACCTTACACTGCCTGGTATACTGGTTTCATCGGCTTTAGCTGGTATGAAAGAACGGCTTTGGGGGCGTATTTTGCTGTTTGGCGGTACGGAAACTCAAGTTTTACGAGGTTTTAGAACAAATGCCGTATATGGGGCGGCAAAAACAGGCCTTATATCACTTGTAAAATCCGTGAGTATGGAATATGCTCAATATGGTATTACAGCAAATGCCGTTTGCCCGGGTTTTACCGATAGCGGTTTATTGTCGGAGAATACTCGGGCGATATGGGCGAAAAAAAATCCTGATGGTGAATTGATTAATCCGACTACAATTACGGATGCTGCGCTCTTTTTATTAAAAGAGTGCGCTTATAATGGGGTTATACTACCGGTTGATAAAGGGTGGTCGTCGTTTTAG
- a CDS encoding M28 family peptidase produces MTLEQAQAIIASPLFSAFLKPAADRRTFITERLATQGIPYRTVTLQDKTHIVITYRQSAYNPRFKMKTLIAHYDRAAGTQGANDNSAACIQLLLFAQTLLQKRDAHNIRIIFTDGEEAGTDGIKNQGAYRLGQGLRALSMQQDDIFVFDMCGSGDTLILSESGIYGREKQKTAALSALHRRCRIYADAACRGRWLSLPTAYSDNAGLISAGLTAQVITVLPRTEAELLMRYMPHSAGTPPSGNVHCAGCNKSAGMEISANESAAQALQRCIITNAHVPPDSPLAAVIPQTWQRMHTPQDRLETLTPQAFILVDKMLRYLAGVKEAAG; encoded by the coding sequence GTGACTCTTGAACAAGCTCAAGCGATTATCGCTTCGCCTCTTTTCAGCGCTTTTTTAAAACCGGCGGCAGACCGGCGCACCTTTATAACGGAACGGTTGGCGACGCAAGGAATTCCCTACCGTACCGTTACTCTTCAAGATAAAACTCATATTGTTATTACCTACCGGCAATCCGCGTACAATCCCCGCTTTAAGATGAAAACGCTGATAGCGCACTATGACCGCGCCGCCGGTACACAGGGCGCAAACGATAATTCCGCCGCCTGCATACAGCTGCTGCTGTTTGCTCAAACGCTGTTGCAGAAACGGGATGCGCATAACATCCGCATCATCTTTACCGACGGTGAGGAAGCGGGTACGGATGGCATTAAAAACCAAGGGGCGTACCGTTTGGGGCAAGGCCTACGTGCGCTTTCAATGCAGCAGGATGACATCTTTGTGTTTGATATGTGCGGCAGCGGGGATACGCTCATCCTTTCAGAGTCGGGGATATACGGCAGAGAAAAGCAGAAAACGGCGGCGCTTTCCGCTCTGCATCGGCGCTGCCGCATCTATGCCGACGCCGCGTGCAGGGGGCGCTGGCTTTCGCTGCCGACTGCCTACAGCGACAACGCGGGGCTCATTTCCGCCGGATTAACCGCACAGGTTATCACCGTATTGCCGAGGACGGAAGCGGAGCTGCTGATGCGGTATATGCCGCACTCGGCTGGAACGCCCCCATCGGGTAATGTGCATTGCGCCGGATGTAATAAGTCGGCCGGTATGGAAATATCCGCCAACGAAAGCGCCGCTCAAGCGCTTCAACGGTGTATTATCACCAATGCACATGTTCCGCCTGATTCGCCGCTTGCCGCCGTCATTCCGCAGACATGGCAGCGGATGCACACGCCGCAGGACAGGCTCGAAACACTGACGCCGCAAGCCTTTATCCTAGTAGATAAAATGCTCCGGTATCTGGCGGGTGTGAAAGAAGCGGCCGGATAA
- a CDS encoding DUF5312 family protein, whose translation MAQKKESFLTRILQLFFPRDDAEAIKKRHLKALAKEISKNKFSKWYKPSSEELQPQMARFFFELYKIVDPARALLASAASSKVLKSITVEQNLSKRQHQIREKLTPEAIKERAKTTNQKELSIQVQKEFDAFMREFDGKKIDEIDTQYRQLNEFIHFVLFDYYFFLKKFDPALPEDKFSYTPNFATVNGEYLKDELKDFIVVLNGLSLDANWEKLFAIITAYKNVQPVNAPLWKKHLSLLNDVRRSHILEKIIQHITKDTAYTVEISPFTEKVTDDYLKQIERSIDNTLRDIVMEQKNSQVAMLVQRVFGNVISSGTKNYNPRSNAAFEKRGLEGYIYADAMNYLKSFLVEYFKSDIRALSDLILVRGQWTQQVLSAEYSESYHNLMHISTKLLEFDEKLSEVSEMGVKFRTLLSRMEREKEAGRQVQKHLDTVNEAALKLLKVAIKNIMTLGNAIKNCIADYDKPHRDLLQNWKEIEQHSDKPIREWMTAVYTKIYNFIMLEQVVLKKED comes from the coding sequence ATGGCACAGAAAAAAGAATCTTTTCTTACACGTATATTACAGCTTTTTTTTCCACGGGATGATGCAGAGGCGATAAAGAAACGACATTTAAAAGCGTTGGCAAAGGAAATTTCAAAAAATAAATTCAGTAAGTGGTATAAACCTTCTTCGGAAGAACTCCAACCGCAGATGGCGCGGTTCTTTTTTGAGCTGTATAAAATTGTCGATCCTGCACGGGCTCTCCTTGCAAGTGCCGCCTCGTCAAAGGTTCTCAAGAGTATCACCGTAGAGCAAAATTTGTCAAAACGACAGCATCAAATACGGGAAAAACTGACGCCTGAAGCCATCAAGGAACGTGCAAAAACGACCAATCAAAAAGAATTGAGTATTCAGGTACAGAAAGAATTTGATGCCTTTATGCGTGAGTTTGACGGCAAGAAGATAGACGAGATTGATACACAGTATCGGCAGCTCAATGAATTTATCCACTTTGTGCTGTTTGATTATTATTTCTTTTTAAAAAAATTCGATCCCGCTTTGCCGGAAGACAAATTTTCTTATACGCCAAACTTTGCTACTGTTAATGGCGAGTACCTTAAAGATGAATTAAAAGATTTTATCGTTGTGCTAAACGGACTTTCGCTTGATGCAAATTGGGAGAAGCTTTTCGCAATTATTACCGCATACAAGAATGTACAGCCGGTTAATGCTCCTCTGTGGAAAAAGCATCTGAGCCTTTTAAACGATGTCCGTCGTTCCCATATCTTAGAAAAAATTATTCAGCATATTACAAAAGATACTGCCTACACGGTCGAAATCAGTCCCTTCACCGAAAAGGTAACTGATGATTATCTTAAGCAAATAGAACGGTCGATTGATAATACGTTAAGAGACATTGTTATGGAGCAAAAGAATTCTCAGGTAGCAATGCTCGTGCAGCGTGTATTCGGAAATGTGATTTCGTCAGGTACTAAAAACTATAATCCGCGTTCCAATGCAGCATTTGAAAAACGGGGACTTGAAGGTTATATCTATGCTGATGCAATGAACTACCTTAAATCGTTTTTAGTCGAGTACTTTAAAAGTGATATCCGGGCTCTATCCGATTTAATTTTAGTACGTGGGCAATGGACACAGCAGGTGCTTTCTGCCGAATATTCCGAAAGCTACCACAATTTGATGCATATTTCGACTAAGCTTTTGGAGTTTGACGAAAAACTGTCAGAGGTTTCCGAAATGGGGGTTAAATTCCGCACGCTGTTGTCGCGAATGGAGCGGGAAAAAGAAGCCGGTCGTCAAGTGCAAAAACACTTGGATACCGTTAACGAAGCTGCTCTTAAACTGCTTAAAGTTGCTATTAAAAATATTATGACGCTTGGAAATGCTATAAAGAATTGTATTGCCGACTATGATAAACCCCATCGAGATTTACTGCAAAATTGGAAGGAAATTGAACAGCATTCCGACAAGCCGATACGGGAATGGATGACCGCTGTCTATACAAAAATTTATAACTTTATCATGTTGGAACAAGTGGTCTTAAAGAAAGAAGATTAG
- a CDS encoding STAS domain-containing protein, producing MNDAEIIQSFDNEKDKSLKIQLQKVEGLEKCIVIILSGYVDTYNSTFFQKRVTTLIDAGYIQIIFNCAHLDYVSSTGIGSFTAFLKAVKGKGGDIVLLSLQPKVYEVFQLLGFATFFTIHDSLETAIEFFKNKGANITSQVNLFPKIFSCPICAKKLKAPRPGRFRCSECKTILAIDNNAQVSLG from the coding sequence ATGAATGACGCAGAAATAATTCAGAGTTTCGATAACGAAAAAGACAAAAGCCTTAAAATACAACTACAAAAGGTAGAAGGGCTTGAAAAATGTATCGTGATCATTCTGTCAGGATATGTCGATACGTATAATTCAACCTTCTTTCAAAAAAGAGTTACAACCCTTATTGATGCAGGATATATTCAGATTATTTTTAACTGTGCCCATTTGGATTATGTTTCTTCTACGGGGATAGGCTCTTTTACTGCTTTCCTAAAGGCTGTAAAAGGGAAGGGCGGTGATATTGTATTGTTAAGTCTTCAGCCGAAAGTATATGAAGTGTTTCAACTGCTCGGTTTTGCAACTTTCTTTACTATCCATGATTCCTTAGAAACAGCTATTGAATTCTTTAAAAATAAAGGAGCAAATATTACTTCTCAGGTTAATCTCTTCCCCAAAATTTTTTCGTGTCCTATCTGTGCAAAGAAATTAAAGGCGCCTCGTCCAGGTCGCTTCCGCTGCTCCGAATGTAAGACTATTTTGGCGATTGATAATAACGCACAGGTTTCGCTTGGTTGA
- a CDS encoding RNA methyltransferase, which yields MSTSTSQERLPIAVILCRPEISRNIGAVCRSMANNNCSDLRIIGNKKDYDEEEILRLAIHAGTIWQQARFFEPSIMGLKASIADCCIVAGTTRRIGEKRKSWGMTPEDFASFSFNTAEGLTGLVFGNERTGLTDEELNVCSVAINIPSAPDFPSLNLSHAVQIVCYTLFRAYSPRKYGYERIPYTRVTSTSEHINDCLCKMGLFKHAGKEDNIRFFQEIIARAGLSAREARYLEELFQKLCYVKCRNAEGTVQEMPLLQTPPVPNN from the coding sequence ATGAGTACTTCAACCTCACAAGAACGGCTTCCGATTGCAGTTATTCTCTGCCGCCCTGAAATAAGCCGTAACATCGGCGCTGTTTGCAGATCAATGGCCAACAATAATTGTTCCGATTTACGTATTATAGGAAACAAAAAAGATTATGATGAAGAAGAGATCCTCCGGTTAGCCATCCATGCCGGAACAATATGGCAGCAAGCCCGTTTTTTTGAACCTTCAATTATGGGATTAAAAGCATCAATTGCCGATTGCTGCATTGTCGCCGGAACAACACGGCGCATAGGAGAAAAGCGCAAATCATGGGGCATGACACCGGAGGATTTCGCTTCGTTTTCTTTCAATACGGCAGAAGGACTTACCGGCCTTGTATTCGGCAATGAACGAACCGGGCTTACCGATGAGGAATTAAATGTTTGCTCGGTTGCCATCAATATCCCTTCAGCCCCCGATTTTCCATCGCTTAACCTTTCGCATGCCGTGCAAATCGTCTGCTATACGCTATTCCGCGCCTATAGTCCCCGAAAATACGGCTATGAGCGTATCCCTTATACGCGGGTTACCTCAACCTCAGAACATATCAACGACTGTTTATGTAAAATGGGTCTTTTTAAACATGCAGGGAAAGAAGATAACATTCGTTTTTTTCAGGAGATAATTGCAAGAGCGGGATTATCCGCCCGGGAAGCGCGGTATTTGGAAGAACTTTTTCAAAAGCTATGCTATGTTAAATGTCGAAATGCTGAGGGAACAGTACAGGAGATGCCTTTGCTGCAAACACCGCCCGTTCCAAACAATTAA
- the pepF gene encoding oligoendopeptidase F, which translates to MKNSTVPLRSEVAKSDQWDLSKLFTNDADWNASLKDITAAKDRVLTYKTAFAAPEKLTAETVLGCLQAVEAASLISEKTSHYAFLMKSVDESDPKNIERVSLAMMADTELSSETSWFIPALLDIPEQTIRGWIDPAGKTGAAFAPYKVFIEKLIRLKAHTLSEKEEKLLSLLAESQDVERRSFSTLTNVDFHFGSIETPDGAKELTQSSYSQFLINPDRNIRKQAYMQFYGTFDTYKNTIASLYTGQVQQNIALARIRGYGSAREQALYPDKVPTEVYDNLISTIRKNLEPLHHFYALMQKSLKLDELRHYDVYVPLVGEVRRHTPYNEAVDMITEALQPLGDEYVTTLRNGLLGGWVDRYENKGKRSGAFSWGCFEGDPYIMVNYKEDVIRDVFTLVHEGGHSMHSWYSVRNNPFLSYNYTIFEAEVASTFNEELLFRSMLKNTSDPKMRAYLLSIRVSDILATLYRQTMFAEYEHITHKLVEEGTPLTIENLRSEYRKLLTAYFDPAMHFEECSDLEGLRIPHFYNSFYVYKYATGISASLALAERVCSGGKTEREDYFKFLTSGGSRYPIESLRIAGVDMASPEPVEAACKHFAHLVSELEKALAAL; encoded by the coding sequence ATGAAAAACTCAACGGTACCCCTCCGCTCGGAGGTCGCAAAAAGCGACCAATGGGATTTAAGCAAACTTTTTACAAATGATGCAGACTGGAATGCCTCACTGAAAGACATTACCGCCGCAAAAGACCGCGTATTAACCTACAAAACCGCCTTTGCCGCACCTGAAAAACTGACTGCCGAAACGGTGCTCGGCTGTTTACAGGCTGTGGAAGCGGCGTCCCTTATTTCGGAAAAGACAAGCCATTATGCCTTTTTGATGAAGTCGGTAGATGAAAGCGATCCTAAAAACATCGAACGGGTTTCTCTCGCGATGATGGCCGACACGGAACTTTCTTCCGAAACAAGCTGGTTTATCCCCGCTTTACTGGATATTCCCGAACAGACTATCCGCGGTTGGATCGATCCTGCCGGAAAGACCGGAGCTGCTTTTGCTCCGTACAAAGTCTTTATCGAAAAACTGATCAGATTAAAGGCTCATACATTGAGCGAGAAAGAAGAAAAACTCCTTTCGCTTTTAGCCGAATCGCAGGATGTCGAACGCCGCAGCTTCTCGACGCTTACGAATGTAGACTTCCATTTCGGTTCGATTGAAACTCCCGACGGAGCGAAAGAACTTACGCAATCTTCATATTCACAGTTCTTAATCAATCCCGACCGGAATATCCGTAAGCAAGCATATATGCAATTTTACGGCACATTCGACACGTACAAAAATACGATAGCATCTTTGTACACCGGTCAAGTGCAGCAAAATATCGCGCTTGCCCGTATCCGCGGATACGGTTCCGCCCGTGAACAGGCACTCTATCCCGATAAGGTTCCGACGGAAGTATACGACAACCTTATCAGCACAATCCGGAAAAACTTGGAGCCGCTGCATCATTTTTATGCGCTTATGCAAAAATCGCTCAAACTTGATGAACTGCGGCACTACGATGTGTATGTTCCGTTGGTGGGCGAAGTGCGGCGCCACACTCCGTACAACGAAGCCGTTGATATGATTACCGAAGCGTTACAGCCGCTCGGCGATGAATATGTCACCACGCTGCGGAACGGGTTACTCGGCGGCTGGGTTGACCGGTACGAAAACAAAGGCAAGCGTTCGGGCGCTTTTTCGTGGGGCTGCTTTGAAGGCGATCCGTATATCATGGTTAACTACAAAGAGGATGTTATTCGGGATGTGTTCACCCTTGTGCATGAAGGCGGGCATTCCATGCATTCGTGGTATTCAGTGCGGAACAATCCGTTTTTAAGCTACAACTACACGATTTTTGAAGCAGAGGTTGCCTCAACCTTTAACGAGGAGCTGCTGTTCCGCTCTATGCTGAAAAACACGAGCGACCCCAAAATGCGCGCATACCTTCTGAGTATTCGTGTAAGCGATATCCTCGCGACGCTTTACCGCCAGACGATGTTTGCCGAATACGAACATATCACGCATAAGCTTGTTGAAGAGGGAACGCCGCTTACCATCGAGAACCTTCGCAGCGAGTACCGCAAACTGCTGACCGCTTACTTCGATCCCGCGATGCACTTTGAGGAATGCAGCGATCTTGAAGGCTTGCGTATCCCGCATTTTTACAATTCGTTCTATGTGTACAAATACGCAACCGGTATTTCCGCATCGCTTGCCCTTGCAGAACGGGTATGTTCGGGCGGAAAAACGGAGCGGGAGGATTACTTTAAGTTTTTAACCTCCGGCGGTTCCCGCTATCCCATCGAGTCGCTGCGGATTGCCGGTGTCGATATGGCTTCTCCCGAACCGGTTGAGGCAGCCTGTAAGCACTTTGCGCACTTAGTCAGCGAGCTTGAAAAAGCCTTAGCCGCTCTATAA